One window of the Bos indicus x Bos taurus breed Angus x Brahman F1 hybrid chromosome 8, Bos_hybrid_MaternalHap_v2.0, whole genome shotgun sequence genome contains the following:
- the INIP gene encoding SOSS complex subunit C, protein MAANPSGQGFQNKNRVAILAELDKEKRKLLMQNQSSTNHPGASIALSRPALNKDFRDHAEQQHIAAQQKAALQHAHAHSSGYFITQDSAFGNLILPVLPRLDPE, encoded by the exons ATGGCAGCAAacccttcaggacaag gttttcaaaacaaaaatagagttgcAATCTTGGCAGAACtggacaaagaaaaaagaaagttactAATGCAGAACCAATCTTCAACAAATCATCCTGGAGCTAG CATTGCGCTCTCGAGACCTGCCCTCAACAAGGACTTCCGGGACCACGCTGAGCAGCAGCATATTGCAGCCCAGCAGAAGGCAGCTTTGCAG catgcacatgcacattCATCGGGATACTTCATAACTCAAGATTCTGCATTTGGGAATCTCATTCTTCCTGTTTTACCTCGCCTTGACCcagaatga